From the Leptospira biflexa serovar Patoc strain 'Patoc 1 (Paris)' genome, one window contains:
- a CDS encoding TlpA family protein disulfide reductase — protein sequence MMNDVFFVQRRWLLIVLVSFFAPLNADSIPQFQMKDQYGQSYSDTSVKGKPIVLMGCFLRDVEICRKQGRKLYWKMQNLLWKESNKVNFLMYLDLKESNKIVEEYIEESKHKQYETILLDRKGQLTNGLTRGEVYIRIYNKSGKLLSSIYKSEIEETLIQEVYEILKKEI from the coding sequence ATGATGAACGATGTTTTTTTTGTGCAAAGACGATGGTTACTAATTGTTTTGGTTAGTTTTTTTGCCCCACTCAATGCCGATTCCATACCACAATTTCAAATGAAGGACCAATATGGGCAATCGTATTCTGATACATCTGTCAAAGGAAAACCGATTGTACTCATGGGGTGTTTTTTACGCGATGTGGAAATTTGCCGAAAACAAGGCCGCAAACTCTATTGGAAAATGCAAAATTTGTTATGGAAAGAAAGTAACAAAGTTAATTTTTTAATGTACTTGGATCTAAAAGAATCGAACAAAATCGTGGAAGAATACATCGAAGAGTCTAAACACAAACAGTATGAAACAATTTTATTAGATCGGAAAGGCCAATTGACGAATGGTTTGACACGAGGGGAAGTATACATCCGAATTTATAATAAATCGGGAAAACTTTTATCTTCTATTTACAAATCAGAAATAGAGGAAACACTCATCCAAGAAGTTTATGAAATCCTTAAAAAAGAAATTTAA
- a CDS encoding SHOCT domain-containing protein translates to MESALSGAKKLTKTISNHRLCTKKTSFIISLTASSKITFVLFFLFLNVTCRHFQPKIKLIDSTASIAFFEIEEEVWKELFPKKLRDLPLSSNHLEELPKILASVQYKRGILAYEDWDQLVPESYLFEIQKFVDKIKEGKETKVFLCSFKIDDLLAPNVKILKTSFYVMGTENGIVILFQEINTNISFSTQYTFEDWVLFQPVPIKPIYKPELWIKNKNSLSLYQDLSLSKNSIYGNIIVYLDNELLAKPAIYRYPKEDDTPTQQEQWKSVPDKLKALEEMRKNQLITDEEYQKKKTELLKEF, encoded by the coding sequence ATGGAATCGGCATTGAGTGGGGCAAAAAAACTAACCAAAACAATTAGTAACCATCGTCTTTGCACAAAAAAAACATCGTTCATCATTTCATTAACGGCAAGTTCAAAAATAACTTTTGTTTTGTTTTTTCTTTTTTTAAATGTTACCTGTCGTCATTTCCAGCCAAAAATCAAATTGATCGATTCCACTGCATCCATTGCTTTTTTCGAAATTGAAGAAGAGGTTTGGAAAGAATTGTTTCCCAAAAAATTGCGTGATTTACCTCTCAGCTCCAATCATTTAGAGGAACTTCCAAAAATTTTAGCATCGGTTCAATACAAACGAGGGATACTAGCTTATGAAGATTGGGACCAATTGGTTCCGGAATCGTATCTATTCGAAATCCAAAAATTTGTGGATAAAATCAAAGAGGGAAAAGAGACAAAGGTTTTTCTTTGTAGTTTTAAGATTGATGATCTTTTGGCACCCAATGTCAAAATATTAAAAACAAGTTTTTATGTTATGGGAACAGAAAATGGAATTGTGATTTTATTCCAAGAAATTAATACCAATATAAGTTTTTCGACACAGTATACGTTCGAAGATTGGGTATTGTTCCAACCAGTTCCTATCAAACCTATTTATAAACCAGAACTGTGGATCAAAAACAAAAATTCTTTGAGTTTGTATCAAGATCTTTCGCTTAGTAAAAATTCTATCTATGGAAATATAATTGTATATTTAGATAATGAACTTTTAGCAAAACCAGCGATCTATCGTTATCCAAAAGAAGATGACACTCCGACCCAACAGGAGCAGTGGAAATCTGTACCGGACAAATTAAAAGCTCTTGAGGAAATGAGAAAAAATCAACTCATCACTGATGAAGAATACCAAAAGAAAAAAACAGAACTTCTGAAAGAATTTTAA
- the cysE gene encoding serine O-acetyltransferase — MFENIKIIKKFDPAAKSYLEIILCYPGLHALWLHKLAHLLYKLRLPIIPRLFNYFSRFLTGIDIHPGAKIAPGVFIDHGAGVVIGETAIIGTGSLIFQGVTLGGTGKETGKRHPTIGKNVVIGAGAKILGNITVEDHVRVGAGSVVMRNVPAGCTVVGIPGKVVKAGDGTSDSMEQMLDHNQMPDPIAKVFSVLLEKVETQQQLINKLYEKQQLLEKSNSNPPEDDLFLQEFIHGDGI, encoded by the coding sequence ATGTTCGAAAATATAAAAATCATTAAAAAATTTGACCCGGCAGCAAAATCCTATTTGGAAATCATCCTTTGTTACCCAGGATTGCATGCTTTATGGCTTCATAAATTGGCCCACCTTCTCTATAAACTTCGGTTGCCCATTATTCCGCGCCTCTTCAATTATTTCAGCCGGTTCCTAACAGGCATCGACATCCACCCAGGCGCCAAAATCGCTCCTGGTGTGTTTATCGACCATGGCGCTGGTGTAGTCATCGGTGAGACAGCCATCATTGGAACGGGATCTCTGATTTTCCAAGGAGTCACCTTAGGAGGAACTGGAAAAGAGACAGGGAAACGCCACCCTACCATCGGGAAAAATGTCGTGATTGGAGCTGGTGCTAAAATTTTAGGAAACATCACTGTCGAAGACCATGTGCGAGTGGGAGCAGGATCCGTTGTCATGCGAAATGTTCCAGCTGGTTGTACGGTGGTAGGAATTCCAGGAAAGGTTGTAAAAGCTGGTGATGGTACTTCGGACAGTATGGAACAAATGTTAGATCACAACCAAATGCCCGATCCAATTGCAAAAGTATTTTCTGTTTTATTAGAAAAAGTGGAAACGCAGCAACAACTCATTAATAAACTCTATGAAAAACAGCAGTTATTAGAAAAATCAAATTCGAATCCACCGGAAGACGATTTGTTTTTGCAAGAATTCATCCATGGTGATGGAATTTAA
- a CDS encoding site-2 protease family protein, with translation MESNKSTHILLFFLTFLTLTYSDIFLNPEVPQTLENYKLYFFENWPYSVSLLFILLAHEMGHYLPARYYGVKASLPYFIPLPFGPIGTMGAVIKIKDQIPNKKVLFDIGVGGPAASLFLSLIVWTIGISMSKVMEIPPNFDRSGYLFFGDSAFTYLSTQWILGPIDFATMDIHAHPLAKAGWVGLLITAINLLPFGQLDGGHVIYSMFGESYRKWIHFLFGMFLLLALVHFTWLIWGFLIYYIIKVEHPFIKDVMFGIGKTRFVFGLFMLVSFLIIFVPKPIILGSEFDNPTLLDDLFRLIVKVVGISE, from the coding sequence TTGGAATCCAATAAAAGCACTCACATACTATTATTTTTTCTCACCTTTCTTACTTTGACTTATTCCGATATTTTCTTAAATCCGGAAGTACCACAAACATTAGAGAATTATAAACTCTATTTTTTTGAAAACTGGCCCTATTCTGTTTCCTTACTTTTCATTTTATTAGCCCATGAAATGGGTCATTATTTGCCTGCCCGTTATTACGGAGTGAAAGCGAGTTTACCATACTTTATCCCACTTCCTTTTGGACCCATTGGAACAATGGGAGCTGTGATCAAAATCAAAGACCAAATTCCGAATAAAAAGGTGTTATTTGATATTGGTGTGGGTGGCCCTGCGGCAAGTTTATTTTTATCTCTGATAGTATGGACTATAGGTATCTCTATGTCGAAGGTGATGGAGATTCCACCCAATTTTGACAGGTCAGGGTATTTGTTCTTTGGAGATAGTGCATTTACCTATTTGTCCACGCAGTGGATTCTAGGACCCATCGATTTCGCAACAATGGATATCCATGCTCACCCATTGGCAAAAGCTGGTTGGGTAGGATTACTCATCACCGCCATCAATTTACTTCCTTTTGGTCAATTGGATGGTGGACATGTCATTTATTCAATGTTCGGTGAATCATATCGCAAATGGATTCATTTCTTATTTGGAATGTTTCTGCTTTTGGCATTGGTACATTTTACATGGTTGATTTGGGGGTTTCTCATTTATTACATCATTAAAGTAGAACATCCGTTCATTAAAGATGTAATGTTTGGAATTGGTAAAACCCGATTTGTGTTTGGTTTATTTATGTTAGTATCATTCCTAATTATTTTTGTTCCCAAACCGATCATACTCGGCTCTGAATTTGATAATCCTACTTTACTTGATGATCTATTTCGTCTGATAGTAAAGGTAGTAGGTATCAGCGAATGA
- a CDS encoding DegT/DnrJ/EryC1/StrS family aminotransferase — MLTSRKTFLPFALPSISEDAIEEVAQVLRSGWVTSGPKVKQFEMEFGDFVGSKETIAVNSATAGLHLSLEAIGLTANDAAITSSITFTATAEVICYFGAEPILTDVDPIHNLMSPETLEATINTKCIWNGHELTSKKTGKHIKAILPVHLAGYTCDMENILSIAKKYKLYVIEDAAHAFPAVHKNKMIGTWGDFTVFSFYATKGITTGEGGMITTPHKDAAERIRRMRLHGINRDAFNRPGWYYEVVDAGYKYNMTDIAAALGVVQLKESHGFWERRTEIAKHYNAEFALLKGVKLPKEDENGIHSWHLYRIEIDPKIAKIGRDTLVEELKERNIGTSLHFIPIFEHPYYKKTYGFQRKDYPNACQMYDRSVSLPLFAGMTKTDEKDVIDAMKELLS, encoded by the coding sequence ATGCTCACATCTCGCAAAACCTTTCTACCGTTTGCTCTTCCTTCCATTTCCGAAGATGCAATTGAAGAAGTGGCCCAGGTACTTCGATCTGGTTGGGTGACTTCTGGACCAAAAGTAAAACAATTCGAGATGGAGTTTGGAGACTTTGTCGGTAGCAAGGAAACCATTGCTGTGAACTCAGCCACTGCTGGCCTTCACTTATCACTTGAGGCAATTGGACTCACAGCGAATGATGCGGCCATCACAAGTTCGATCACCTTCACTGCCACAGCGGAAGTCATCTGTTACTTTGGAGCCGAACCAATTTTAACGGATGTGGATCCCATTCATAACTTAATGTCACCGGAAACCTTAGAGGCAACCATCAACACAAAGTGTATATGGAACGGGCATGAACTCACGAGTAAAAAAACAGGCAAACATATCAAAGCCATCCTACCCGTCCACCTAGCAGGTTATACCTGTGATATGGAAAATATCTTATCGATCGCAAAAAAATACAAACTTTATGTGATTGAAGATGCGGCACATGCATTCCCGGCCGTTCATAAAAATAAAATGATCGGAACCTGGGGAGATTTTACTGTTTTTAGTTTTTATGCAACGAAAGGGATCACAACAGGCGAAGGAGGGATGATCACCACCCCTCATAAAGATGCTGCAGAACGAATTCGTAGAATGCGTTTGCATGGAATCAATCGTGATGCTTTTAATCGACCTGGTTGGTACTATGAAGTTGTGGATGCAGGTTACAAATACAATATGACTGATATTGCTGCAGCACTTGGTGTTGTTCAATTGAAAGAATCACATGGTTTTTGGGAACGTAGAACAGAGATCGCCAAACACTATAATGCTGAATTTGCCCTATTGAAGGGAGTGAAACTTCCGAAAGAAGATGAAAATGGCATTCATAGTTGGCATTTGTACCGTATTGAAATTGATCCCAAAATTGCAAAGATTGGAAGGGATACCTTAGTAGAAGAATTAAAGGAACGAAATATCGGCACAAGTTTACATTTTATTCCTATCTTCGAACATCCTTATTACAAAAAAACCTATGGATTCCAAAGAAAAGATTACCCTAATGCATGTCAGATGTATGACAGATCGGTTTCTCTTCCCTTGTTTGCCGGGATGACAAAAACAGATGAAAAAGATGTCATTGATGCAATGAAAGAATTACTTTCTTAA
- the add gene encoding adenosine deaminase: protein MEVPFSEILSRISVIDRDIAELNRLKSRLPADRPYSPTIQLTFDKQINTLLNERVSLMELPILHPPLWLLPKEGAEGLEQTTLLKERKSLLAGDLSVAHPNEQDVINFIREIPKTEVHLHLEACVNKETLKFLYKKNGIEVTDQEFEDKYNFKDLNGFIQVFFFVQGSVKEASDLGYFIDSLADYLRSNHIVYCEAFFAPSKFIQNGLDFDEMVEVMVNRIRQIEVKDGISIRLLVDVSRSFGPENAMNNLKRVLGLKQKEVIGIGLGGAELMGPAKDYAEVFKIARESGLRCVAHSGEDDGPWAIWDAVNLCKAERIGHGTSAIQDPELVRYMKENKIPIEICVTSNVFTGKYVRKEQNHPVRYYYDQGLMLCINTDDPDIFNVNLTYEYFKLYRFLDFSIDELIDLVRQGVLCTFHPEKETLWKSMEEKIDLIKLKYNLNSEKQVLSV from the coding sequence ATGGAAGTTCCTTTTTCTGAAATCCTAAGCCGTATATCCGTCATTGACCGTGACATTGCTGAACTCAATCGCTTAAAGAGTCGATTGCCAGCTGACAGGCCCTATTCGCCGACCATCCAACTTACCTTCGATAAACAAATCAACACCCTACTTAACGAAAGGGTGTCGCTCATGGAATTGCCTATCCTCCACCCACCGCTTTGGTTACTGCCCAAAGAAGGAGCGGAAGGTTTAGAGCAAACAACACTACTCAAAGAAAGAAAATCACTGCTTGCAGGAGACCTTTCTGTTGCCCATCCAAACGAACAGGATGTCATCAACTTTATCCGAGAAATTCCCAAAACGGAAGTGCATTTGCATTTAGAAGCCTGTGTAAACAAGGAAACTTTGAAATTCTTATACAAAAAAAATGGGATCGAAGTCACAGATCAGGAATTTGAAGATAAGTACAATTTCAAAGATTTAAATGGTTTCATCCAAGTTTTCTTTTTTGTCCAAGGTTCAGTCAAAGAAGCATCCGACTTAGGTTACTTCATTGATAGTTTAGCAGATTATTTGCGATCCAATCACATTGTGTATTGTGAAGCCTTCTTCGCTCCATCAAAGTTCATCCAAAATGGTTTGGATTTTGATGAGATGGTAGAAGTGATGGTGAATCGTATTCGCCAAATTGAAGTGAAAGATGGAATTTCTATTCGATTGTTAGTAGATGTTTCTCGTTCCTTTGGTCCAGAAAATGCAATGAACAACCTAAAACGTGTTTTAGGTTTAAAACAGAAAGAAGTGATTGGTATTGGACTTGGTGGTGCGGAATTAATGGGCCCAGCAAAAGACTATGCTGAAGTTTTTAAAATTGCAAGAGAGTCCGGTTTACGTTGTGTAGCTCACTCTGGTGAAGATGACGGCCCTTGGGCAATATGGGATGCAGTTAATTTATGTAAGGCGGAAAGAATTGGACATGGCACATCAGCCATCCAAGACCCTGAACTTGTCCGTTACATGAAAGAAAACAAAATTCCAATTGAAATCTGTGTCACATCAAATGTTTTCACTGGAAAGTATGTTAGAAAAGAACAAAACCATCCAGTTCGATATTACTATGACCAAGGATTGATGCTTTGTATCAACACGGACGATCCTGATATTTTCAACGTAAATTTAACGTATGAATACTTTAAGTTGTACCGCTTTTTAGATTTTTCCATTGATGAACTCATTGATTTAGTAAGACAAGGTGTCCTTTGCACCTTTCATCCAGAAAAAGAAACTCTTTGGAAATCAATGGAAGAAAAAATCGATTTAATTAAACTGAAGTATAACTTAAATTCTGAAAAACAAGTATTGTCTGTTTAA
- a CDS encoding VOC family protein — protein MAAPKKKKKIIAKKKTTKIKVTSQPKKSQNIIPFLMFNANLEEVTKYYAGIFKDFKVLSVNPMQAEFRLNGQRFSAYNGGPEFKFSWGVSFMIQVETQKEVDHYWNALSAGGKELMCGWLEDKFGMVWQVTPKILLELISHKDPIKREKATQAMLQMQKIDITTLKESIQQK, from the coding sequence ATGGCAGCACCCAAAAAGAAAAAAAAGATAATCGCAAAGAAGAAAACGACAAAAATCAAAGTAACATCCCAACCAAAAAAGTCGCAGAACATCATTCCATTTTTAATGTTCAATGCAAATTTGGAAGAGGTAACCAAGTATTACGCTGGAATCTTTAAAGATTTTAAAGTCCTTTCTGTGAATCCAATGCAAGCAGAGTTCAGACTCAACGGCCAAAGGTTTTCTGCTTATAATGGTGGACCTGAATTCAAATTTTCTTGGGGAGTTTCCTTTATGATCCAAGTGGAAACACAAAAGGAAGTCGACCATTATTGGAATGCCTTATCTGCCGGAGGAAAGGAATTGATGTGCGGTTGGCTTGAAGATAAATTTGGTATGGTTTGGCAAGTGACACCTAAGATTTTATTAGAACTAATATCACATAAAGATCCAATCAAACGTGAAAAAGCTACTCAAGCCATGTTACAAATGCAAAAAATTGACATAACAACTTTGAAGGAATCGATTCAACAAAAATAG
- a CDS encoding ester cyclase, which translates to MNHKARIELILNELFTNPKTTSIPEVFSADYIAHTSQKDYVGLKIVSRWIKNLKGFLSDLKVIKLEFIYENQDIVVWKRTIKGKIKPSKNKKLTPGKTIKWEELVVSKFQSNLIKEEWITSEFLGALLPKGK; encoded by the coding sequence ATGAATCACAAAGCAAGAATCGAATTGATATTAAATGAATTGTTTACGAATCCCAAAACAACTTCAATTCCAGAAGTGTTTTCCGCAGATTACATTGCTCACACTTCCCAAAAAGATTACGTGGGTTTGAAGATCGTGAGTCGATGGATCAAAAATTTAAAAGGTTTTTTATCTGATTTAAAAGTAATCAAACTAGAATTCATTTATGAGAACCAAGACATTGTGGTTTGGAAACGCACGATCAAAGGCAAAATAAAACCTTCTAAAAATAAAAAACTAACTCCTGGCAAAACAATCAAATGGGAAGAGTTGGTAGTGTCAAAATTCCAATCAAACCTTATCAAAGAAGAATGGATTACGAGTGAGTTTTTAGGAGCCTTATTACCAAAAGGAAAATAA
- the arsN2 gene encoding arsenic resistance N-acetyltransferase ArsN2, whose translation MKSFTFHTAVIDDKPIILQLLKENHLPYEDISDSMLQEYRIAKEKNLIIGCIGIQRDAEFALLRSFCIQNSYRNLGIGKTIYSMLENECKSNGIKELYLLTSTAESFFLKRGFLTIDRTNAPEFLKNSSEFQYVCPTSAFCMKKII comes from the coding sequence ATGAAATCCTTCACATTCCATACCGCAGTCATAGATGATAAACCGATCATCCTTCAATTATTAAAAGAAAACCATCTACCTTATGAAGATATTTCCGATAGTATGTTGCAAGAGTATAGAATTGCAAAGGAAAAGAATTTGATTATCGGATGTATCGGAATTCAACGTGATGCTGAATTCGCACTATTACGATCGTTCTGTATTCAGAACTCATATCGTAATTTAGGAATTGGAAAAACTATCTATAGTATGCTGGAAAATGAATGTAAATCGAATGGAATCAAAGAACTCTATTTATTAACTTCCACAGCCGAATCCTTTTTTTTAAAGCGAGGATTTCTGACTATCGATCGAACCAATGCTCCCGAATTTCTAAAAAATTCTTCAGAATTTCAATACGTTTGTCCTACTTCTGCATTTTGTATGAAAAAAATAATTTAG
- the ygiD gene encoding 4,5-DOPA dioxygenase extradiol: MNESKFTSKSDQNNDKTIYPSFFLGHGSPMNAIEENEFVEGLRGLTKTIPKPKAILAISAHWLTDGTFVTAMEHPPTIHDFGGFPKALFDVQYPAPGDPNLAKQIQTLVKSQLVQLDYEWGLDHGTWSVLKHIYPDANIPVVQLSLDYKLPPEKHLQIAKELLPLRKQGILIVASGNIVHNLRMVAWDRLNEVYGFDWVMNVNQKVKDWIVSSDTESLLTIQSKGKEFEWAIPTAEHFLPLLYTIGTQLESDSISFFNDKPVAGALTMTSVRLDSDLHES; encoded by the coding sequence ATGAACGAATCTAAGTTTACTTCCAAATCAGACCAAAATAATGACAAAACCATCTATCCTTCCTTTTTTTTGGGACATGGCAGTCCTATGAATGCCATTGAGGAAAATGAATTTGTCGAAGGTCTTCGTGGACTAACAAAGACCATCCCAAAACCGAAGGCAATTCTAGCAATTTCAGCTCACTGGTTAACGGATGGAACATTTGTCACGGCGATGGAACATCCGCCCACCATACATGATTTTGGCGGATTTCCAAAGGCTTTATTTGATGTTCAATACCCTGCACCTGGGGATCCTAATTTAGCAAAGCAGATCCAAACGCTTGTAAAATCTCAATTGGTGCAATTGGATTACGAATGGGGTTTGGATCACGGAACTTGGAGCGTGTTAAAACATATTTATCCAGATGCAAACATACCTGTTGTCCAATTGAGTTTGGATTATAAACTTCCTCCGGAAAAACACTTACAAATCGCAAAGGAACTTTTGCCATTAAGGAAACAAGGTATCCTCATCGTTGCAAGTGGAAACATTGTGCATAACTTACGTATGGTGGCCTGGGATCGATTGAATGAAGTGTATGGATTTGATTGGGTTATGAATGTAAACCAAAAGGTGAAAGATTGGATTGTATCAAGTGATACTGAATCTTTACTCACTATTCAATCGAAAGGTAAAGAATTTGAATGGGCGATTCCCACAGCAGAACACTTCTTACCACTTTTATATACAATCGGGACACAATTGGAATCTGATTCAATTTCGTTTTTTAATGATAAACCAGTTGCTGGAGCATTGACGATGACTTCCGTACGTTTGGACTCTGACTTACATGAATCATAA
- a CDS encoding alpha/beta hydrolase translates to MNPPLTYLIRKPKVSIKNPPLLLLLHGVGSNEKDLFSLTDDLPDPLLIVSLRGPITLGRDRFGWYEISFTGGTPKINADQQMKSQKILIDFLNYLQTKYQFDANRVWIGGFSQGAVMSYSVGLLHPDQFTGIIALSGRLLEETKHQFQIESSSNFPKVYIAHGTNDNVIAVSKARDSKEFLESVGIIPHYKEYSEGHTISAEMLKDLIVWLEKEME, encoded by the coding sequence ATGAATCCACCATTAACTTACTTAATCCGAAAGCCAAAAGTTTCGATCAAAAATCCTCCACTACTTCTTTTGTTACACGGTGTGGGTAGCAATGAAAAAGATTTATTTTCCCTAACAGATGATTTACCAGATCCCCTTCTCATTGTTTCCCTTCGAGGACCCATCACTCTTGGTCGGGATCGATTCGGTTGGTATGAGATCTCATTCACTGGAGGAACTCCTAAGATCAATGCCGACCAACAGATGAAGAGTCAAAAAATATTAATCGATTTTTTGAATTATCTACAAACAAAATACCAATTTGATGCCAATCGTGTTTGGATTGGTGGTTTTAGCCAAGGGGCAGTGATGTCTTATTCAGTCGGTTTATTACATCCAGACCAATTTACTGGAATCATTGCGCTCAGTGGACGTCTGTTAGAGGAAACAAAACATCAATTTCAAATAGAAAGTTCTTCCAACTTTCCAAAAGTTTACATCGCCCACGGAACAAACGACAATGTGATCGCTGTTTCAAAAGCAAGAGACTCGAAAGAATTTTTAGAGTCGGTAGGAATCATTCCTCATTACAAAGAATATTCGGAAGGGCATACGATTAGTGCAGAAATGTTGAAAGATTTGATAGTTTGGTTGGAAAAGGAAATGGAATAA
- a CDS encoding class I SAM-dependent methyltransferase — protein MKDNFSSQSDLYAKYRPHYPKEFFEYLISVVKNKDIAWDCGTGNGQVAKELSKIFSNVYATDISASQLNQTIQAENIEYSLQPAEKTNFVENRFDCITIAQAIHWFDFDLFYKEVMRTAKKKALIAAIGYGRIQISEDLDRIIDDFYFNVIGNFWDKERKYIDEHYKTIPFPFKEIKTPEFKIECNWNEEQLIGYLNTWSAVKHFTKLNGRNPVIEFQSLMKPFFENQKERKVSFQLLLRMGFVT, from the coding sequence ATGAAGGATAATTTTTCATCCCAATCTGACCTATATGCCAAGTATCGTCCTCATTACCCGAAAGAGTTTTTTGAATATTTAATATCAGTTGTGAAAAATAAAGACATTGCTTGGGATTGTGGAACCGGGAATGGACAAGTAGCCAAAGAGCTTTCCAAAATTTTCTCAAATGTGTATGCTACCGATATCAGTGCGTCCCAACTGAATCAAACAATTCAAGCGGAGAATATTGAATATTCCTTACAACCAGCAGAAAAGACTAATTTTGTAGAGAATCGCTTTGACTGTATTACAATCGCACAAGCGATCCATTGGTTTGATTTTGATTTATTTTATAAAGAAGTAATGAGAACGGCGAAAAAGAAGGCACTGATTGCTGCTATCGGATATGGAAGAATCCAAATTTCAGAAGATTTAGACAGAATCATTGATGATTTTTATTTTAATGTGATTGGAAACTTTTGGGACAAGGAGCGGAAGTACATCGACGAACACTATAAAACCATTCCATTTCCATTTAAGGAAATCAAAACACCTGAATTTAAGATCGAATGCAATTGGAATGAGGAACAATTAATTGGATATTTGAATACATGGTCAGCGGTTAAACATTTTACAAAACTAAATGGAAGAAATCCTGTCATCGAATTTCAATCGTTAATGAAACCGTTTTTCGAAAATCAAAAAGAGAGAAAAGTATCCTTTCAACTATTATTGAGAATGGGATTCGTCACATAA
- a CDS encoding type II toxin-antitoxin system HigB family toxin: MSKAFWKSPFDVKEKCRNANFVKDIRIVFNIYGNKYRLMLRFTLIFIPNF; encoded by the coding sequence ATTTCGAAAGCTTTTTGGAAATCTCCTTTCGATGTGAAAGAAAAATGCAGAAATGCTAATTTCGTTAAGGATATTAGAATCGTTTTCAATATATATGGAAACAAATACAGATTAATGTTAAGGTTTACATTAATCTTCATACCGAACTTTTAA
- a CDS encoding IS30-like element ISLbi2 family transposase has translation MEKYSRISPKERETLSVLIHQGYSKGAIAEMMGRHRSTISRELEKGKISDRYYQYSAIISGYKSRMAASSRKLGKSKLLTNNKLYREFKNRLELKWSPVQISKNLSRSFPNEKYMNISHQSIYTFIYLLPRGELKKEINTYLRRKGKKAKPAGIKANIGKIPDMISIEERPKEVADRSVPGHWEGDLLIGNNHSSALGTIVERVTRTVILVPLKAMDAESVRKAFEQELKQFPKQLKLSMTYDQGKEMSEHRLFTKNTKMKVYFCHPASPWERGTCENTNMLIRDFFPKGTDFSKLKKSQIKKVQTLLNQRPRKTLNWNTPEEEIRALVR, from the coding sequence ATGGAAAAATACTCTAGAATTAGTCCGAAGGAAAGGGAAACCTTGTCCGTGTTGATTCATCAAGGATACTCTAAAGGTGCGATTGCAGAAATGATGGGTCGTCACCGATCTACAATTAGTAGAGAATTAGAAAAAGGAAAAATTTCCGATAGATATTATCAATACTCCGCAATTATTTCTGGGTATAAATCAAGAATGGCTGCCTCATCTAGAAAGCTTGGAAAAAGTAAATTATTAACTAACAACAAGTTGTATAGGGAGTTTAAAAATCGTCTTGAACTCAAATGGTCACCAGTACAAATATCAAAAAATCTATCTCGTTCGTTTCCAAATGAAAAATATATGAATATTTCTCACCAATCAATTTATACCTTTATCTATTTGCTTCCGAGAGGAGAGCTTAAAAAAGAAATCAATACTTACCTTAGAAGAAAAGGCAAAAAAGCTAAACCTGCGGGAATCAAGGCCAATATAGGTAAAATTCCAGATATGATCAGCATTGAAGAACGACCAAAGGAAGTCGCTGATAGGTCTGTTCCAGGTCATTGGGAAGGCGATTTACTCATAGGAAATAACCATTCAAGTGCTCTTGGTACAATTGTAGAAAGAGTTACAAGAACTGTCATACTAGTACCTTTGAAAGCCATGGATGCTGAATCTGTCAGAAAGGCCTTTGAACAAGAGTTAAAACAGTTTCCAAAACAATTAAAACTTTCTATGACTTATGACCAAGGAAAAGAAATGTCAGAACATAGATTATTTACTAAAAATACAAAAATGAAAGTTTATTTCTGTCATCCAGCTTCTCCATGGGAAAGGGGAACATGTGAAAATACTAATATGCTTATCAGAGACTTCTTTCCAAAGGGAACTGACTTTTCAAAACTCAAAAAAAGCCAAATTAAAAAGGTTCAAACTTTACTCAATCAAAGACCTAGAAAAACTTTGAATTGGAATACACCTGAAGAAGAAATACGGGCGCTGGTGCGCTAG